In the Phocoena phocoena chromosome 14, mPhoPho1.1, whole genome shotgun sequence genome, ACCATGTTAAGGGATGaagcctcaccccaccccaaggAAGGATAAGAGAGCAGGCTAGAAATTGAGTGAAGGCCTCTGGGACATTTGTAAGTTCTAGTAAGGAACTGAGTGGCACTTAAGATACAAagcgagggagggagacgcaagagggaagagatacgggaacatatgtatatgtataactgattcactgtgttataaagcagaaactaacacaccattgtaaagcaattataccccaataaagatgttaaaaaaaaaaaaaagaagatacaaagcAAAACAGGCAAATGATATAAAAAATGCCAATGTGAAATGTAAGgatcaaaggaaagaaattaaggatacaactcaggaatcCTGCCCCTAAAGAGAGTTTCAGGGTAGAAGACAGGTTCTAGTTTAGGAGAGAGGCCTGATCTGGAAAGTAGAAGGCATTTAAAGGTAACACGTCATCACTTAAAAGACTGAAGGTTCGGGGGCTGCCTGTGAATTTGGCAGCGTGAGCACACAGCCCAGTTTCTCATGTTTTGGCTTCTGGGCCGTGGTATAATCCAGGCCTACCCAGTCTCCACTGTGACAAGAATTAAAGGGAGGAGCCCCaactctcttctttcttggcTCGAAGCTAGAGAAACAGTGCCTTAAGGCTGAATGCGAGTGATAACGTGAACAGCTCTGCATCTAGAGGTTGTGAGATGGTGTTTTATGATAATCAGCCCCTAGGTTCCATTTGGGAGAGGCCGGACAGTCCTGGGGCAGAGGCCAGAGGCATAGAGCCAGACGACCTTACCATTGTATGAGTCAGAATGGATATTCTAAGGGCTCCCAATTTTGAGGGGCAGTTGTGTAACCTGTGCCTAGGTCATGCATCATCCCTCCAAAACATCTTTAGAACTGTCCCTACAGGTAGCACCCCAGATCTCATTGGATCCCTAGGATGAACGCAGACCTGATTTATGCCCTGTGAGGGGTGGACAGGCGAGACAAGCCTTCATTCAGCTTCAACTTCCTGCCTTTTATTTGTTCacaaatatttgcagatcattTAATaagtgccaggcatggtgctcgGTGCTAAGGGAATAAATAGATGTGTTAGGAGATATTTCCTGCCATCAGATAAGTTTTATTACTCTGCTATTTAACACAAAACTTTTGTTTGCAGGGGAAAAAGTAAAGGTGATGATGGTGCTGGAGGCACTCTTCCTATGTCCTTTGCCTCACTTCTCAAAGGAGCCTCCACTCACCATTGGCCTTTAGCTGCTCTATCAGAAGCTGCTGGTCAGCTGAGACAAGGCATCACAGAGGCCAGGAGAGAATGCTGGTAACCTCAGCTTTAAGTGCCAGAGCTGGGGCGGACTAGAGTGGCCATAGTGGGCTGATGGCTGAAGGCTCCCCGCTTTACACTGAAGTCCCTTGTCTTTTACACCAGTATCCCGCTGGGAAGGGTGGAGGGCTAGGGAATAAGTTTAAGTTATTGAGTGAGACTTGCTTGAATCCAGGGCCAGGACTAGTATGAAGCGAGTGAGGCGCCTAGAGTGCATAGTTTAAGGAGGCCCTTGCCTGACCCTGAGAGCGAGTGCCTTCTTAAATCATGTGTCCTAGGCACCTCACTGGCTTCCCTCTAGTCCGAGCCCTGTTTTCATCAATACATAGGCGACAGAAGGAGGAGCCCGTTTActatccaccccctccccagcaggTCGTCCTCCGAGCTGTCTGCGTCTGCTTGTGCACCAGGAAATCGCACACTTTAGCTGTTATGTTAGCTGTTCCCCAGTGAGCTCTCCCTCCTGCTCCTCGGTGGCAGCTGTGGACAGTGCCCTCTGCGCTCTGAGCCCCGCGGTCAGGGACGTGACCATGGGTCTGGGAAGGCGGTTCTCGGGACCTAATTTGCAGCAGGGGGAGAACGAGGTAAGGAAGATCCTGGCACTATGGTCAGGGGCGCTGGGAGGCAAGGCTTACTCAGGCTCGTCCAGCCTCCTGCCCCAGCAACATTCCTGCTCACCCCAAGTTGGCTACTTTTTGGCTTCTAAAATGTCATCCCCCAGCCTCCGAGGACAGACCCTGCCAGACTAGTTCCCTGAACTTCTAGCTTAAGCTTCTGGCTGGGCTACCTAGatcttttctgaaattttctggGTAGCCCAATCTCATGTTGGCCAATAAAGGATAGTCAATTAAACGTACGGTTAAATGtgataaaatttttatacattagtgggaattttcttataaataagttggtaagtcaaaaaaaaaaaaaaaaaaccttgtcaACGCAATCCCCGTTTTGGGAGTTGGAAAGTATATTTATAGCTGCTTTTATAGTTATAGAGATATGAGGGTCGTGTTCTTCCTATCTTGGAAGACAAAGTATGCCCAGATGTGGCAAAGGCCCAGGGGCCAGATGTGTGGAACCAGGAAATGTCACAAAGCTACAGCATAGGATAAATcacacaaacaaaataaagaagtttTTCTAAGGGTTAGTTGAAGATGCCATGTCCACATACCACAGCTGCATCCCAAGTCCCTACCCCAAGCCAGGGCCAGTCTCCCATCCTGGAGTCTTATCAGGGACTTTGAGATGAAGCGGTAAAACTGTAGCACCAGCAAATGCTCAGGAGAAAAGGAGTCAAGATTCCTAGATCTGATCTTTCAGCTCCTTACAGTATTCCTGTTTGGTATTATTAGGAACCTTCTTGACCCCCTGACCTTAGAGACATAGTTTCTTAGTTCTTACATATATTTATGCAAGTCCCTAGGGTGTCTTGGTACTCAGACCAGCTCTCTTTCTGCTTCTAAGTTCATTTACCTGGGGGAGCATGGCTTCTCACTTGGTTTCACCTGTACGTGGATGACTCTTAGATCCAACCCTGATGTCACCTTTTCTACAGTTTGGCCCTTTTTCTGCCTGTAGGTCATCTCCATATAGCTAGCCCATGACATCCAAGCATGTCTAAAATAGATAAACTCAGCACTTGTCTTCCAACAATGTCTTACTGTCATCATGACATTTTCCTTTAGCTTGTAGTCATGAAGCTCTCTTAGTTTGTCTCTCTTCCACCACCACTGAATCCTGCCACTTCTATTTCTAGTATGTACATTCATAGACCCTGGTATAGGCACTAGTTATCTCATGTATAAACTACTGCAAGGATCCCACCTCCCCGTCCCTGCTTGatttatatataaacagttcacagATGGCTCTCTTAAATCTTTTGTTCCCATTATTCTCAGAAACACAGTCGTTGCCATATGTCTCGTTAACTCATAATCTTTGTTTTCAAGACATTCCGGCTTCTTCCTCCCACCTGCCTTCCTGATTCCCACGGGCAGGGCTTGGCCCTTTGAACCAGCTAGCGCGCCTGCCTGTGGCCCTCTCTGCGAGGCAGCTCTGGTCCTGGCTATCACTGTTGTCTCTGGAATGTTTTTGTTAAAACCATACACCACCACCCATCCTTCAAAACCATTTCTCAGCTGATCGTTCTTTGGGTGATTACTCTTGTGTTTATCTACCACAGTGGCTCCCCATGTTCCCTGTATGTTTATAATGAGTGTGTGCTTTTATGTTGTGTTTACTGCCCTGTGTCCCCCATAAAGTTTCAAGTCAGTCAACCAGGAATTACTTTGTACTGACTATGCCTGTTTTCTATTAGTTATTTGGGGGAAGTAACAAATAACCAGAATACACGTCTCTCACTCAAGGAGCTTAATACAACACTGTGCATTTGGTGGGGGGAGCAGGgaagatgttaataaaatattgactaaAAACTGCCTAGAATCCTCCAGTGGGGACCTGGAAAAGGCTCTTTGCTACTTCCCTTTTGTAATCAGGGAAGGAGAATTTATGGTGCCAATATTCCTTCTATgagttaaaaggaaaagaaattaaaagaagaagaaatgtccAGATTCAAGGTGGGAAACTCAAGTAGACTGGAGCACGAAAGGACTAAGCTTGAACAACTGCCACTTCATAGCTGCGCAATCTTGGACGAGTTACCCTTAAAcaccctcagtctcctcatcagGAAAGTGGAAATACCACCTATCCCACAGGgtctttgtgaggattaaatgaaataaatatgcgatactgtttttttgttgttcactgTTTAATGCTATTTAAATATAAGGCATTATTGCTTTAATACTCTCCTTCTATCAAACAGTGTGCAAAGTGTCCTTTCCCAATGAAGACAGACTCCAAGAGTGGGGCTTGGAACATAAGCAGAGGTAACTATGGAGCTTCTCAGGGGTAGAACATCTTACTGGTCAAAGCTGGTAAGGCCCGCTGCACTGTCTCCTGTGGCTGCTCTAACTAGTAGTCAGATTTCCACAGCCACTGACCCCAGTGCGAGTTTCTGCTCTGCACCGGAAACTTTGTTGCAAGCTGAGTAGCAAGGAAGTGCTAACGAGGACGAGTGCAGCTTGAAGACCAGCAAAGCTTAGTTCTAGCATTTAAGCCTCCATACTCTGGCAAGATTGCTGTAGCCCAGAAGCCACATACAATGTTGATTTTTGATTTAGTGTTATTTCCAGAAGTGGCCCGGCAACTGTCTCCCTACTACAGTCCGGGTCACTCCCGAGGAACGGCTCTGgattcccttcctcctcttcttccctgaAGGCCCACCTGTTTTGGGGATACACTGTGACCCAGAATCTCTTATCTTGTATCAAGCAGGGTCTCCTTGGCCAAACCCAGGGGCACAGTTGAGCACTTGTGACCACTGCTAGAGGGGCTAGACTGTTGCTTTGTAAGCCTGGAACAGGAGCTGTCTGTAgttgttccatttttctttggaAGAGCTGGCATCCTTCTGATAACACTTTCTGAACAGGCTCTGAAGCTAGGAACAATTTCAGCCCATAGAGACCCTGGATAGTATTCTCCATCTTTGTATGGTGCTGCGATTTGGATTGTGAGGACATCTCCTTATGTTGCTCCCAACAAGACCGACCCTGTCCTTGACGTGGAGGCTCCATGTCTCAGTGTGACCCTGCTCTAGCCAGTGTTTCTTCCTTGGAAACTTTCCTGCCTCCCAGCAGTTGCTGAGACCCAGATACCGCGGACTCCCGCCTATGCCACACACGGTACCGTCTGGAGCTCGTGCCGCAGGGAACACCAAGGTCGCAGAAGAGGCTGTAGATTCTGCTATATACTAATTTTATTGATTCACCCCTTGGTCCCAGGCCAAGTGTGTATCTTCAAGCTCTCACTTCCCCCAGCAATGCCCCAAACAGGTGAACACCTGTTGCAGGGGCTCCCAGACTAGCTTACCTCTGACGGGGCCCAGCACCCGGTGGCTGACCTTTTGGGTGCTGGAGCCCAGGCCTGGCAGCCCTGCAGGCCGGCTGCCATGAAAaggaaagctgagggagttcTTCATCTGTGGAGAATTTTGTTGACTGCCGCTGCTACCACCAGCACTTGTGCCAGTGCTAAAACTTCGCGCACAGCTCAAGGTATTTTCAGAGCAGGAAACAGGCAGTCCACTGCAAAGAAGCAGATGCCAGTTAACCCTGGGCCAGGGAGGTTGTTGCAAGCCTTTCCCCATGGTCTGATGCTCAGTAAAGCATCACCTCTGGAGTGAAAAGGCACAGGGACTCATTCCAAGGGAGCAGGGAGGGATTTACGTCCATGGATAAGGCACCTAACCTGGGGCATCTCAGGATGCCTGGGAGCCCTTGTTCACACATAACGCGCTCCTGCAGACAATACGCTAAGAGCCATAAGGGCTGTCCCTGGGCAGCTTTAACTCCCAGCGAATTCCCCTTTAATGCCTTGGTGCTGCCCTTGGACCCCTCAGTCATTCAGAACCACTGGAAGCTGAGACTTGCCCCCACCCGCACCCGAACTGTATTTGATTTGTGCAGGGCTCTGGAGCAGGGAATCCCCTAGCCTGCTTTCCCGATATCTGGGAAGTATGCAGCTCCAGGTAAAAGGGAAGAGGATCCCATTCTCCAAAAAATGCACTGATCTTACTAATTTAAGTTTACCCTGGAAATATTCACCATGTGGTCCTTCTGGAAGTTGGGAATCACACAAATTCCTTGGAACTCCTCGCTCTAGAGCCCTGTTCCACTTTCACAGCTTTTCTCCCTTCCACCCTGCTGGCCTTACTTGTTACTTTTGGGTGGAGTTCGAGAGCCTCTCTTCTTGTTGACACCCGTGTTCACAGTAGCGCTCAGGCCTCGACTGCTGCGCACGTGTTTTAGCATCCAGGCCCGGAGGTTCGTGAGGCTGTTATGCTCTGACAGCACAATTCGGGGCCATGGATTGCACTCTGCCATGTCCAGAGCTGCAATGGCCATAGCTCGTCCCACCTGTGGGGAGAGTCTGGTTTGGCTCAGTGTCTTGGTCTTCCAACCTAGGGTGCTGTGTTGGTTTGGGGTGCACAGCAcagtggaagggaaggagaggcccGCCTCACGTTTGCTCAATGAGTAGCCCCACTTTTGTGCTCAGGCTGTTTATCCCAAGTGGATTTAGAGCTATTCCCTAAACTGTTGCCCATCTGCGGCCCTCATCCATTACGAGCAGGGGCAGGTGGGCTTTCTGGCTGGCACCAGGCAGGAGTTCTCCCAGCAGGAGAAGGCACTGGGATCTCTTCTATAACCCACAGCTCTTTCTACACCTCTTATGTGCCCTAGGACACCAGGATCGTCAGGTACCTCTGCAGAGGGGGTACTTTTAGGTCAGTAGTGAACAAATGCAATAGAAGGAGGAAGACAAGCTCAGGGGTTCTCTAtggcggggctggggggaggtCAGAATAGTGCCCACTCATCCTCTCAGTACTCTTACAGTCAGAGGCCTGCGCCTGTTAACCGAGGAAGACAACCACGGTAGTTGAGAGATGAGGCAGCGATAGTGGTGCGCCTCTCCTCAGAGGACCTTAGAGTCAGGTAGCAAGAGTGAGGGCCTTTCCAGACGTTGCGGTTTCCCTTTTCCCCACTCATCCCCTGCATGCATACCTGCTCAAACTGTTCCACAGTGTATCTGGAGGGGAAGGCCGGCAGGGGAGGGGGACTGGCGCGTCCGTTGTCATGGCAGGCGGCAGGGATACTGTTTACTGAGCGTCCAGTGTTGTAGTTGCATTCAAGTGTGTAGCTAAGACACAGAGACATTTATCAGACAGAATCTGGACAGAACCGTGGGGGGACAGACTAGGTGGTCTATGAGATAatcatttgggaaaaaatatacACAGAGAGAAAGTGCTAATCCCCAGCAACTAGAAATTGACCTTAGCACTTTATTATATACCTAAGAAGGTCCCCAAAAGGGACCTTTAGTGTCCCAGACTAAAGACAGTAACACTAATTGTGAATCTGTCCTTTGAGAAGACTTCGGCTATCCCTGCCCCTTGAACGCCCTCGACTGggtattgttttctttgggaaGCTATTTCAtcaactgtatctcaatttcCACCCAACCTGTGGATTATCCCTGAGGCTTTGTAGATTGCAACCCGGCCGCTTCCCTCTTTAGACTGGCCATCTCTGCGGTCTCGGGCATACATGTTCTTCTCTGAGAAATTGCAGCCCTGGAAGTCAAAGTGGGCTGAGTTCAAGGAGATGAGCTTTGGATACAGCATATTTTCCACCTGTTTGGGCGAGGAAAAAGGCAACTcagaaggagagacagagcaaGAAGGGATTCGGACAAGGAAGAGATGCCAAGCATGCGGCCATGTGCCTTAAACACAGCAGACACCTTCCGAACCACCGGCAGTAGTCAGTGTTTGTAAATTCTCACTGAATGTTTGACAATATTTCTAGGTGTTGGAAAGGTACGATTCTACCTCTTTTTAAGCCCTTCTTCTCTCCAATAATGCGAaattctcctcctcccctggTTTCCCAAACCCTAGAAAAGACTAGGATGCCGACGGCTTGACCCTCATTCAGAGGTCATGACGTAACAACTGAGACGTGAGGGGCCCAGTGCTGCCCCTTCTTGGCTCTCTGGAGCTCGCTCAGGGTAGTGCACCTCTTGCAGCCCCAGGCTTTCCTGCCGGAAGGCCCCCTTCCCTGCATTTGTGGCCTGACCTTTATTTCCTAACCTGCAACACGTCCCACACTCACATGACCACCTGTGGATTCCTACCTGGGTGTTCTCGTCACTAAAGCTGTTTCCATACATGAAGCAGCCCCTTTTAGAAGCATGTCCATGCAGGTCCACGTAGTAAGCAACACCACTCTCTTTGGGGGGGATGGTGTCGGGGTCTGGATGCTCAGCCTCAGTGGACTGTTGTGGCATAATCCACACGCTGTGGTGCTTCGGCTCTGCTGGCTCGGTCTGTGTCCAGGCCTCAGGGTTCCTCCTGTCAGACGAGTGCCCAAGGCGAGCTTCATTTTGGAGATTGTTGGCTTTCTCAAGGTCGGAAAGGGGAGCATCAGGAGGGAGATGGGGACTGCGCTGGTGCTCAGAGGGACTCTGGGAGTTCAGACGGGAGTGCACGTGGTGGTAGAGAAGCACAGCTTTAGCCCCGTAGACGGCTGGGTGCAGGACTGCATCAGGCTTCAGGTACTGACGGTTCAGATTCACTCCACGCGAGTCTGTGCTGTAGGGAAACAAGGACCAAAGCAGGGTCTAGAGGGCTGGGCCAGCGAAGGAGGCACTAGAGTAGATGAAAAGGAGACTTGACTTGTGACACGAGAGGCTGAGGGTGTGTTAGGAGAGAAAGAACTGAGGCAGGCCCCCTCCGTGGCCAGCTGTCAGCCCTCCCACAGGACCCTAAAAGACAGCTCCCTCGGCTCAGCTGGACCTGGGCATTCCGGCTCTTCTCCTAGAGAGTGCCACTAGATGGGACACTCCTTCTCAGGTCACTGGATGATCACATGAACCTGCCCTTGTTAGGGTGCAAGAGGACTGGGAACACAGACGTTAGATGAGAGGCTGATAGTCTTCCACTGAGATGCAGGGCGTGAGGGGACTGGGAACAATCCAGGCGGGCTGGGGACGCTGCTTACCGGTAGTGGCCCCGGACTACGCCATCGGGGTTTAACATGGGAATCAGCTTAAAGACAAAGAGGCGACGTAGGGTTTGGGCCCGAGGATCGTCAGGTCGAAGGATGAAGTCCAGAAAGCCATTGAAGACAAAGCTAGATGGAGTCTCCCCAGGGTGTACCCTGCTGCTTAGGAAGAATATCTGAGGTGGAGAGGAGAGCAATTATTAGGTCAGTTGCTCTATATTCTGCGGTCACcatgtggggatggtggtgggatgaggtGGAAGCAGCCACTGGACTTCCAGCTGGCTGAGTTTGCAAATGAAGTAGGAGCCGTCACACTTGCCTCGGCATGCAGGCTGAGGCCGTGTCCACGGGGCTGCGGAATAACACGGCCTTAAGCCACCAGCAGTGCCTGGAGCTGGGCAAAGGCCAAGGTACTACCTTTATGCTATTTCTACTCACCCTCTTGCCTGTGAAACGGAATGGTCGGGGTGTGCTGGCATCAGGAAATAGCTGCTCTAGGCGGGGCTCTCGATCTTCTCGAAGCCCATGGCAGGAACTGATCGTTAGCAGATCTACACGAAGTCCATCCAGAGAGTAGCAAAGGGTCTCCCGGTGGTAATAGATGGTATCTAGGGGGCTGTAGAGGTACAAGTCATTAAGCCAGGAGAAGTCCCTGAAGTCCTACCAACAGGTGGGCCTTGTCATGAGCCCAGGATTTGTAGGATCTGGTACTTCACCCTAACCTTTGGGGCTTTACAGTCCCTCCCAGTTTTAAATGAGGCTGAGGATTTGGGTGGGTCTGCATTGCCAGAATGCAGGGAACAGGACAGgataaacttattatttttttccccggTTTATGGTGCCCTAGGATAGACTACTTTGCATAGACACAGAGAGTTGGCCTCTGTTGGGGCAGGAGAACAACAAATGTGTGCTGAGCAATGGCAGTGCTGGCGAAATTCTGGGTAACTGACGGGAGCTGAGATACTAAGAGGCTTGAAGTAGGCAGGTGGATAAGTGGAGTGGAGCGGTGGTAATGCCAagatcaaggtcacacagaaacaTCTGTCAGAGGTACCCCAAATCCCACATTCTGTacagagaaaagaacagatgAGGTTTTGTTTCAGGGCTCTTAGGGTAAGTTCCAGGAGTAGCAGAGGTGCTGTGTGGTCCAGGACTGCATGACAGGAGTAAGAATGTGGCTGGCACCTGCTATGGGTAGGGTGGTTCTCCAGAAAGCGCTGGTCCAGCTGGTTTAGCAAATCCTGGCAGTCACTGTAGGAGAAGGGGTAGCAGAAGGCGAAGAAGGTGGTGGCCCCACGGCTTTCCACGAAACGGTGAACAAAGGATAACACAAACTGCGTCTCTGTCATCTGaggagcagaggaggaagagagaggggcaACATGCCATCGGCATCAGAACTAAGATCCTACTGGGGTCACCAGGAACTGACCTCACACCCTCATCACTTTTACCACTGTCCCTCCCTCTGAAACTCCACGTGACAGCCAGATCCTTCTAGGCTTCCCGAGGCAGGGGCTTATCTTGGACTCCAGCTGGCGCCAGAGGGACGCTGGTACCAAAACCTGGTGTCCCGCCTGCCTAGCACGCTGTATCAAAGGGactcctctttccttttcctcatctgcTTTAGCACCCAAGTCTGTCCATCCTCCTCATGGAGAACTTACCTCAAAGGTGGGCCGGTCTCGAATGCGTTCCCAGCGTGGCCGGGTGGGCAGTGTGCGCACAAAGGGGGCCATGCCCTGGGAATACAGCTTGCTTTGCTTGTTCATGTTCATGACGTTGATCTTGATGAGTTTCCCTGGAGTTCCTCCCCGGACACTGAAGTAGAACCATGACCTGAGGGCCAGAGTAGGAGAGACAGGTCATTCTACATGGGAGGGTTGGAGAGGAGCTATGTGGGAGAGCTGGAGCAAGCCAAACTGGGAAAGGACTACttggcagggagagagggagggagggagaggaagggggagtgggaggggaagggtagtGTGCTGGCACGAACTCTCAGTCAAAGGGCTAACTGAAGCACGGGTGTGGGGTcagcctctcttccttcttccacccTCCATTACTCTCCTCTTACCTGTTCCCATTCTCGAATTCTGTTTCAGCACAGTCTGGTCGGGTCCACACGTTGAACTCATAGTCAGGGGAAGAGGCAGTGCTGCTGGTGGAGGCTGAGGCACCACCCACTACTCCTTCCCCATCACTAGACACAGATTCCACCTTCTCCACGTGGGCTAGGTTCCCTGAATCAAAGCGAGAACTGAACAGCAATCCCCCACAGCGCAGCTCCATGGTGGGGCTGGGAAAGCATCCTTCTGCCCCACTCAGGCCCTGAGAGCTGGGGAAAAATGGTGGGgtagggaggagagggaagaaaaatgaaaacacgttCTTTGAGTATCTCTGGGTGAATGAGAGCTGCTCTTAGGGAGTGCCCTAAGAAACAAGAGTCTCTCTccgccttaaaaaaaaaaaaaaggtagaagtgGGCTTCCAGCAAAGGCCAAGAATAAGCAGTATTCTGTCCCCACACTAAGGGTTATAACTGACCTCAAAGGACCCAATTTTACCACAGCTTGGCgattccaaaatgaaatactcAGTGGCTTAAGTATGCTGAGAAACACTAGACTCTAAGTTTCTTTGCAGCCCAAAGATTATAGAAGCTAGAGAGG is a window encoding:
- the AGBL5 gene encoding cytosolic carboxypeptidase-like protein 5; its protein translation is MELRCGGLLFSSRFDSGNLAHVEKVESVSSDGEGVVGGASASTSSTASSPDYEFNVWTRPDCAETEFENGNRSWFYFSVRGGTPGKLIKINVMNMNKQSKLYSQGMAPFVRTLPTRPRWERIRDRPTFEMTETQFVLSFVHRFVESRGATTFFAFCYPFSYSDCQDLLNQLDQRFLENHPTHSSPLDTIYYHRETLCYSLDGLRVDLLTISSCHGLREDREPRLEQLFPDASTPRPFRFTGKRIFFLSSRVHPGETPSSFVFNGFLDFILRPDDPRAQTLRRLFVFKLIPMLNPDGVVRGHYRTDSRGVNLNRQYLKPDAVLHPAVYGAKAVLLYHHVHSRLNSQSPSEHQRSPHLPPDAPLSDLEKANNLQNEARLGHSSDRRNPEAWTQTEPAEPKHHSVWIMPQQSTEAEHPDPDTIPPKESGVAYYVDLHGHASKRGCFMYGNSFSDENTQVENMLYPKLISLNSAHFDFQGCNFSEKNMYARDRRDGQSKEGSGRVAIYKASGIIHSYTLECNYNTGRSVNSIPAACHDNGRASPPPLPAFPSRYTVEQFEQVGRAMAIAALDMAECNPWPRIVLSEHNSLTNLRAWMLKHVRSSRGLSATVNTGVNKKRGSRTPPKSNNGLPVSCSENTLSCARSFSTGTSAGGSSGSQQNSPQMKNSLSFPFHGSRPAGLPGLGSSTQKVSHRVLGPVRGKLVWEPLQQVFTCLGHCWGK